From a single Nissabacter sp. SGAir0207 genomic region:
- the hemW gene encoding radical SAM family heme chaperone HemW, which yields MRKLPPLSLYIHIPWCVQKCPYCDFNSHALKGEVPHDDYVAHLLADLDTEVPKVAGRTITTIFIGGGTPSLLSAEAMQTLLDGVRARLPLAADAEITMEANPGTVEADRFSGYQRAGVNRISIGVQSFSPEKLTRLGRIHGPEEAKRAARLAAGLGLRSFNLDLMHGLPDQTLEEALDDLRQAIALNPPHLSWYQLTIEPNTLFSSRPPVLPDDDALWDIFQQGDALLTAAGYQQYETSAYAKPGYQCHHNLNYWRFGDYLGIGCGAHGKITLADGTLLRTSKTRHPRGYMQGRYLDKEYAVAAAELPFEFFMNRFRLLEPAPRAEFTAFTGLPESVVRPQIDEALAQGYLTENAEMWQITPHGKLFLNSLLELFLSEE from the coding sequence ATGCGTAAACTGCCACCGCTGAGCCTCTATATCCACATCCCGTGGTGCGTGCAGAAGTGCCCGTACTGCGACTTCAACTCCCACGCCCTCAAGGGCGAGGTGCCGCATGACGACTATGTCGCGCACCTGCTGGCGGATCTGGATACTGAGGTACCGAAGGTTGCAGGACGCACCATTACCACCATTTTCATCGGCGGCGGCACCCCGAGCCTGCTGAGCGCCGAGGCGATGCAGACGCTGCTGGATGGCGTGCGCGCCCGCCTGCCGCTGGCGGCGGACGCGGAGATCACCATGGAGGCCAACCCCGGCACCGTGGAGGCAGACCGCTTCAGCGGCTACCAGCGCGCTGGCGTCAACCGCATCTCCATCGGCGTGCAGAGTTTCAGCCCGGAGAAGCTGACCCGCCTTGGGCGCATCCACGGGCCGGAGGAGGCGAAACGCGCCGCGCGTCTGGCCGCCGGGCTGGGGCTGCGCAGCTTCAATCTCGACCTGATGCACGGGCTGCCAGACCAGACGCTGGAGGAGGCGCTCGACGATTTGCGTCAGGCGATCGCCCTCAACCCGCCGCACCTCTCCTGGTACCAGCTCACCATTGAGCCGAACACCCTGTTTAGCTCGCGCCCGCCGGTGCTGCCGGATGATGACGCGCTGTGGGACATCTTCCAGCAGGGCGATGCCCTGTTGACCGCCGCGGGCTACCAGCAGTATGAGACCTCGGCCTACGCCAAGCCGGGCTACCAGTGCCACCACAACCTCAACTACTGGCGCTTTGGCGACTACCTTGGCATCGGCTGCGGCGCGCATGGCAAGATCACGCTGGCTGACGGCACCCTGCTGCGCACCAGCAAGACCCGACACCCGCGCGGCTATATGCAGGGGCGCTACCTCGACAAAGAGTATGCGGTGGCGGCGGCAGAGCTGCCGTTCGAGTTCTTCATGAACCGCTTCCGCCTGCTGGAGCCAGCGCCGCGCGCCGAGTTCACCGCCTTCACCGGCCTGCCGGAGAGCGTGGTGCGCCCGCAAATCGATGAGGCGCTGGCACAGGGCTACCTGACGGAGAACGCCGAGATGTGGCAGATCACGCCGCACGGCAAGCTGTTCCTCAACTCGCTGCTGGAGCTGTTCCTGAGCGAAGAGTAA
- the rdgB gene encoding RdgB/HAM1 family non-canonical purine NTP pyrophosphatase — MQKVVLATGNAGKVRELAHLLADFGLDVVAQTDLGVESAEETGLTFIENAILKARHASRLTGLPAIADDSGLAVDALGGAPGIYSARYAGENASDQQNLEKLLVALQDVPPGRRHARFHCVLVYLRHADDPTPLVCHGAWPGEITFAAEGTNGFGYDPIFFAPEAGKTAAALTREEKRELSHRGRALSQLLDAIKHA; from the coding sequence ATGCAAAAAGTTGTTCTCGCCACCGGTAACGCCGGCAAAGTGCGCGAGCTGGCCCATCTGCTGGCTGATTTTGGCCTGGATGTGGTCGCCCAAACCGATCTCGGGGTGGAGTCGGCGGAAGAGACCGGCCTGACCTTTATTGAAAACGCCATCCTCAAGGCGCGCCACGCCTCGCGCCTGACCGGCCTGCCAGCGATTGCCGACGACTCCGGTCTGGCGGTGGACGCGCTGGGCGGCGCGCCGGGCATCTACTCCGCACGCTATGCCGGGGAGAATGCCAGCGACCAGCAAAATCTGGAGAAGCTGTTGGTGGCGTTGCAGGATGTGCCGCCCGGCCGTCGCCATGCCCGCTTCCACTGCGTGCTGGTCTACCTGCGCCACGCCGATGACCCGACGCCGCTGGTCTGCCACGGCGCATGGCCGGGCGAGATCACCTTCGCCGCCGAGGGCACCAACGGCTTTGGCTACGACCCGATCTTCTTCGCGCCGGAAGCCGGCAAGACCGCCGCCGCCCTGACCCGCGAGGAGAAGCGCGAGCTTTCCCACCGTGGCAGGGCGCTGTCACAGCTGCTGGATGCGATTAAACATGCGTAA
- the yggU gene encoding DUF167 family protein YggU codes for MTAVTTQLDGLLLRLYIQPKSSRDQLVGLHGDELKVAITAPPVDGQANAHLVKYLAKQFRVAKHQVVIEKGELGRHKQIRILAPRQIPPEVAALLAP; via the coding sequence GTGACCGCCGTCACCACGCAACTGGACGGGCTGCTGCTCAGGCTATATATTCAGCCCAAATCGAGCCGTGACCAACTGGTCGGGTTGCATGGTGACGAACTGAAGGTCGCCATCACCGCCCCGCCGGTGGATGGGCAGGCCAATGCCCATCTGGTGAAGTATCTGGCGAAGCAGTTCCGCGTCGCCAAGCACCAGGTGGTGATCGAAAAGGGCGAGCTGGGACGCCACAAACAGATTCGCATCCTTGCGCCGCGGCAGATCCCCCCGGAAGTCGCGGCACTGCTCGCCCCCTGA
- a CDS encoding YggT family protein, producing the protein MLTLTFLVKTLIDLYVMVLLLRIWMQWARTDFYNPFSQFVVRITQPVVGPLRRVVPSLGPVDSASLLLAFLLMTIKYPLLLLIQGGGLSLSPYNLLFGLISVIKSAGYLVFWMIIIRSIMSWVSRGNGPMDYVLMQLTEPLMAPVRRVIPAMGGIDFSAMVVVLVLYLLNYLGMDLFGQLWMLL; encoded by the coding sequence ATGCTGACGCTGACTTTTTTGGTCAAAACGCTGATTGATCTCTACGTAATGGTGCTGCTACTGCGCATCTGGATGCAGTGGGCGCGTACTGACTTCTACAACCCCTTCTCACAGTTTGTGGTGCGCATCACCCAGCCGGTGGTCGGCCCGCTGCGCCGGGTGGTTCCGTCGCTGGGGCCGGTTGACAGCGCCTCGCTGCTGCTGGCCTTCCTGCTGATGACCATCAAATACCCGCTGCTGCTGCTGATTCAGGGGGGCGGGCTGTCGCTCAGCCCCTATAATTTGCTGTTCGGCCTGATCTCGGTGATCAAGTCCGCCGGCTATCTGGTGTTCTGGATGATCATCATCCGCTCGATCATGAGCTGGGTCAGCCGCGGCAACGGCCCGATGGACTATGTGCTGATGCAGCTGACCGAGCCGTTGATGGCCCCGGTGCGCCGCGTGATCCCGGCGATGGGCGGCATTGATTTCTCCGCGATGGTGGTGGTGCTGGTTCTCTACCTGCTCAACTACTTGGGCATGGATCTCTTCGGTCAGCTGTGGATGCTGCTGTGA
- the proC gene encoding pyrroline-5-carboxylate reductase has protein sequence MQHRNITFIGAGNMAGAIVAGLVDGGYPAQSISVCAPSATHRDQLAEQYGVKSSSDNAACAAAAEVVVLAVKPQLMASVCDALRGQVDFHGKLVLSIAAGVSVTRFCELLGEGLNIVRIMPNTPSLVGKGMSGLYAPDYVSAADRDFTADLMRSVGKICWVEQEAGINQVIAAAGSAPAYFFLFMEAMQQELERQGMAADKARLLVQQAASGAAALVEASPDEGIGTLRERVTSKGGTTAEALRVFNEQKLPEIVAEAMQAAIARAQDMEKQF, from the coding sequence ATGCAACATCGCAACATTACCTTTATCGGCGCGGGCAACATGGCTGGCGCGATTGTCGCCGGTCTGGTTGACGGGGGCTATCCGGCCCAATCCATCAGCGTCTGTGCGCCGTCGGCCACCCACCGTGACCAACTGGCCGAACAATATGGCGTGAAGAGCAGCAGTGACAACGCGGCCTGCGCCGCCGCGGCGGAGGTGGTGGTGCTGGCGGTGAAACCGCAGCTGATGGCCAGTGTCTGCGACGCATTGCGCGGGCAGGTCGATTTCCACGGCAAGCTGGTGCTGTCGATCGCCGCGGGCGTCAGCGTCACCCGCTTCTGCGAGCTGCTGGGCGAGGGTTTGAACATCGTGCGCATCATGCCCAATACCCCGTCGCTGGTCGGCAAAGGGATGAGCGGCCTCTACGCGCCCGATTACGTCAGTGCCGCCGACCGCGATTTCACCGCTGACCTGATGCGCTCGGTCGGCAAAATTTGCTGGGTCGAGCAGGAGGCGGGCATCAATCAGGTGATCGCCGCCGCTGGCAGCGCCCCGGCCTACTTCTTCCTGTTTATGGAGGCGATGCAGCAGGAGCTGGAGCGTCAGGGCATGGCGGCCGACAAGGCGCGCCTGCTGGTGCAACAGGCGGCCAGCGGCGCGGCGGCGCTGGTGGAGGCCAGCCCGGATGAGGGTATCGGCACGCTGCGCGAACGCGTCACCTCCAAGGGCGGCACCACGGCGGAGGCGCTGCGGGTGTTCAACGAGCAGAAGCTGCCGGAGATCGTCGCCGAGGCGATGCAGGCCGCGATTGCCCGCGCGCAGGACATGGAAAAACAGTTTTAA
- a CDS encoding YggS family pyridoxal phosphate-dependent enzyme: MSTIEHNLQDVRRRIAAAASECGRDAKEITLLAVSKTKPASALEEAMAAGQRAFGENYVQEGVEKIQHFATHPLAGELSWHFIGPLQSNKSRLVAEHFGWCHTVDRLKIATRLNEQRPAHLPPLNVLVQVNISDEASKSGVTLAELPALVDAVAALPRLQLRGLMAIPAPESDPARQLAVFRQMADALAAMQARHPQMDTLSMGMTDDMPAAIAAGSTLVRIGTAIFGARDYGEPR; this comes from the coding sequence ATGAGTACGATTGAGCACAATTTACAGGATGTTCGCCGCCGGATCGCCGCTGCTGCATCAGAATGCGGGCGGGATGCCAAAGAGATTACGCTGCTTGCGGTTAGCAAAACCAAACCTGCGAGCGCGCTCGAAGAAGCGATGGCCGCTGGCCAGCGCGCCTTCGGCGAAAACTATGTGCAGGAGGGGGTGGAGAAGATCCAGCATTTCGCCACCCACCCGCTGGCTGGCGAGCTGAGCTGGCACTTCATCGGCCCACTGCAATCCAACAAGAGCCGTCTGGTGGCCGAGCATTTTGGCTGGTGCCATACCGTTGACCGCCTGAAGATCGCCACCCGCCTGAATGAGCAGCGCCCAGCGCACCTGCCGCCGCTGAATGTGCTGGTGCAGGTCAATATCAGCGACGAGGCGAGCAAGTCTGGCGTCACGCTGGCTGAACTGCCAGCGCTGGTGGACGCGGTGGCAGCGCTGCCACGCCTGCAACTGCGCGGGCTGATGGCGATCCCGGCACCGGAGAGCGACCCGGCGCGCCAGCTGGCGGTGTTCCGCCAGATGGCTGACGCGCTGGCGGCGATGCAGGCGCGCCACCCGCAGATGGATACCCTCTCCATGGGCATGACTGATGACATGCCAGCCGCCATTGCCGCTGGCAGTACGCTGGTGCGGATTGGCACCGCCATTTTTGGTGCGCGCGACTACGGCGAGCCACGCTGA
- a CDS encoding type IV pilus twitching motility protein PilT: MDINEWVALSVKHNASDLHLCTGHPPIWRQDGRLRRDERQPRLSAAALAAWCDRWLAEPQRQALVAEGQVDLALTLPAGTRLRAHLFQQAEGLSLALRPLPVSCPQLSDLGAPPVLAEWALAADGLLLVTGATGSGKSTTLAALVGHLNRQAARHIITLEDPIEFLHTSERCLIQQREIGPHSRTFAGALRAALREDPDVILLGELRDADTIRLALTAAETGHLVMATLHTRGAAQAVERLVDTFPAEEKAFVRAQLAGSLRAVVSQTLCATAGGGRVALFETLAVTPAASHLIREGKSHQLPALLQTGAQAGMQTFAQSRAQRLAQGVRFETEAGGAGVQP, encoded by the coding sequence ATGGATATCAATGAATGGGTGGCCCTTAGTGTAAAGCATAATGCCTCCGATCTGCACCTCTGTACCGGACATCCGCCCATCTGGCGGCAGGATGGGCGGCTGCGGCGGGATGAGCGCCAGCCGCGCCTCTCCGCCGCCGCGCTGGCGGCATGGTGTGACCGCTGGCTGGCAGAGCCACAGCGGCAGGCGCTGGTGGCAGAGGGACAGGTGGATCTGGCGCTGACCCTGCCCGCAGGGACGCGATTGCGGGCGCACCTGTTCCAACAGGCGGAGGGGCTGTCATTGGCGCTGCGCCCCTTGCCGGTAAGCTGCCCGCAACTCTCGGATCTGGGCGCGCCGCCGGTGCTGGCGGAGTGGGCGCTGGCCGCCGATGGGCTGTTGCTGGTCACCGGCGCGACCGGCAGCGGCAAATCTACCACGCTGGCGGCGCTGGTTGGGCACCTCAACCGGCAGGCCGCGCGGCACATCATCACGCTGGAAGACCCGATTGAGTTCCTGCACACCAGCGAGCGTTGCCTGATCCAGCAGCGGGAGATTGGGCCGCACAGCCGCACCTTTGCCGGGGCGCTACGGGCGGCGCTGCGTGAAGACCCGGATGTGATTTTGCTGGGGGAGCTACGTGATGCCGACACCATCCGGCTGGCGCTAACCGCCGCCGAGACCGGGCATCTGGTGATGGCGACGCTGCACACCCGCGGCGCGGCGCAGGCGGTGGAGCGGCTGGTGGACACCTTCCCGGCGGAGGAGAAGGCCTTTGTCCGCGCCCAGCTGGCCGGCAGTTTGCGGGCGGTGGTGTCACAGACGCTGTGCGCCACCGCCGGGGGCGGCCGGGTGGCGCTGTTTGAGACGCTGGCCGTCACGCCAGCGGCCAGCCACCTGATCCGCGAGGGCAAAAGCCACCAGCTGCCAGCGCTGCTGCAAACCGGCGCGCAGGCCGGGATGCAGACCTTTGCCCAGAGCCGCGCACAGCGGCTGGCACAGGGGGTACGTTTTGAGACGGAAGCGGGTGGGGCGGGCGTTCAGCCGTAG
- the ruvX gene encoding Holliday junction resolvase RuvX, which translates to MSNRTLIAFDFGTKSIGVAIGQEITGTARALPAFKAQDGTPEWPKIEKLLKEWQPDLVVVGLPLNMDGTEQPLTARARKFANRLHGRFGVQVELHDERLSTVEARAHLFDRGGFRALDKGSVDSASAVVILESWFENHYG; encoded by the coding sequence ATGAGCAACCGCACCCTGATCGCCTTTGATTTCGGCACCAAGAGCATTGGCGTGGCGATTGGCCAGGAGATCACCGGCACCGCCCGCGCCCTGCCCGCCTTCAAGGCACAGGACGGCACGCCAGAGTGGCCCAAAATCGAGAAGCTGCTGAAAGAGTGGCAACCCGATCTGGTGGTGGTCGGCCTGCCGCTCAATATGGACGGCACCGAGCAACCGCTGACCGCCCGCGCGCGTAAGTTCGCCAACCGCCTGCATGGCCGTTTCGGCGTGCAGGTTGAGCTGCATGACGAGCGCCTCAGCACCGTAGAGGCGCGCGCCCACCTGTTCGACCGTGGCGGCTTCCGCGCCCTCGACAAGGGCAGCGTTGACTCCGCCTCCGCAGTGGTGATCCTTGAGAGCTGGTTCGAAAACCACTACGGCTGA
- a CDS encoding YqgE/AlgH family protein, giving the protein MNLQHHFLIAMPSLDDPQFKRAVVYICEHNEEGAMGLVINKPVEQFTVEGVLNKLKIAPVERDPAIRLDKPVFSGGPLAEDRGFILHTPREGFGSSILISDQTMITTSKDVLETLGTQDQPEEVLVALGYASWEQGQLEKELLENAWLTSEASVDILFHVPIADRWREAGRRLGIDIANIATQAGHA; this is encoded by the coding sequence ATGAATTTACAGCATCACTTTCTTATTGCCATGCCCTCTTTGGACGATCCGCAATTCAAACGTGCCGTAGTCTATATCTGCGAACACAATGAAGAAGGCGCGATGGGGCTGGTCATTAACAAACCGGTTGAGCAGTTCACTGTTGAAGGTGTCCTGAACAAATTGAAAATCGCCCCCGTTGAGCGCGATCCCGCCATCCGTCTGGACAAGCCGGTCTTCTCCGGCGGCCCGCTGGCGGAAGATCGTGGCTTTATCCTGCATACCCCGCGTGAGGGTTTTGGCTCCAGTATCCTGATCTCTGACCAGACCATGATCACCACCTCCAAGGATGTGCTGGAGACGCTCGGCACCCAAGACCAGCCGGAAGAGGTGCTGGTGGCGCTGGGCTACGCCAGTTGGGAGCAGGGCCAGCTGGAGAAGGAGCTGCTGGAGAACGCCTGGCTCACCTCGGAGGCCAGCGTAGATATCCTGTTCCACGTGCCGATCGCTGACCGCTGGCGCGAGGCGGGCCGTCGCCTTGGCATCGACATCGCCAACATCGCCACGCAGGCGGGGCACGCCTGA
- the gshB gene encoding glutathione synthase codes for MIKLGIVMDPISSINIKKDTSFAMLLEAQRRGWEIHYMEMRDLYLRGGEARARTRLLRVEQNYEQWYEFGEEQDIPLHQLDTVLMRKDPPFDTEFVYATYILERAEDKGTLVVNKPQSLRDCNEKLFTAWFPELTPDTLVSRDKAHLRSFHQEHGDIILKPLDGMGGASIFRVKQDDPNLSVIVETLTEHGSRYCMAQNYLPAIKDGDKRVLVVDGEPVPYCLARIPAQGETRGNLAAGGRGEARPLSESDWQIARTVAPILKQKGLIFVGLDIIGDRLTEINVTSPTCAREIEAAFPISITGMLMDAIEKRLAAR; via the coding sequence ATGATCAAGCTCGGCATCGTGATGGACCCGATTTCCTCCATCAACATCAAGAAAGACACCAGTTTCGCCATGCTGTTGGAAGCGCAGCGCCGTGGTTGGGAAATCCACTACATGGAGATGCGCGACCTCTACCTGCGCGGTGGCGAGGCACGCGCCCGCACCCGCCTGCTGCGCGTCGAGCAGAACTATGAGCAGTGGTATGAGTTCGGTGAAGAGCAGGATATCCCGCTGCACCAGCTCGACACCGTGCTGATGCGCAAAGACCCGCCGTTCGATACCGAGTTTGTCTACGCGACCTACATTCTGGAGCGCGCCGAGGACAAGGGCACGCTGGTGGTCAACAAGCCGCAGAGCCTGCGTGACTGCAACGAGAAGCTGTTCACCGCCTGGTTCCCGGAGCTGACGCCGGACACGCTGGTGAGCCGCGACAAGGCGCACCTGCGCAGCTTCCATCAGGAGCATGGTGACATCATCCTCAAACCGCTGGACGGCATGGGCGGCGCGTCCATCTTCCGCGTGAAGCAGGATGACCCCAACCTGTCCGTCATCGTCGAGACCCTGACCGAGCACGGCAGCCGCTACTGCATGGCGCAGAACTACCTGCCAGCTATTAAAGACGGCGACAAGCGCGTGCTGGTGGTGGATGGCGAGCCGGTGCCCTACTGTCTGGCGCGTATCCCGGCGCAGGGCGAAACCCGTGGCAACCTGGCGGCCGGTGGCCGTGGCGAGGCGCGCCCGCTGAGCGAATCCGACTGGCAGATCGCCCGCACCGTGGCCCCGATCCTGAAGCAGAAAGGGCTGATCTTTGTCGGCCTCGACATCATTGGCGACCGCCTGACGGAGATCAACGTCACCAGCCCGACCTGCGCTCGCGAGATCGAGGCGGCGTTCCCCATCTCCATCACCGGTATGTTGATGGATGCAATTGAGAAACGCCTGGCTGCCCGTTAA
- the rsmE gene encoding 16S rRNA (uracil(1498)-N(3))-methyltransferase has protein sequence MRIPRIYHPEPLASGSSIMLSDEAANHVGRVLRMSAGQHLHLFDGSNQVFPAEIAQVDKKSVRVTLGDGVVEDVESPLDLHLGQVISRGEKMEFTIQKSIELGVSTITPLFSERCGVKLDGERLAKKIQQWQKIAIAACEQCGRNRIPLIREAMPLDVWCKEEDGSLKLNLHPRASQSINTLPLPVEKVRLLIGPEGGLSADEIAMTATVGFTDILLGPRVLRTETTALTAITALQVRFGDLG, from the coding sequence ATGCGCATTCCCCGCATTTACCATCCGGAGCCACTGGCCTCCGGCAGCAGCATCATGCTGAGCGATGAGGCGGCCAACCACGTCGGCCGCGTGCTGCGCATGAGCGCAGGCCAGCACCTGCACCTCTTTGACGGCAGTAATCAGGTGTTCCCGGCAGAGATTGCGCAGGTAGACAAAAAGAGCGTCCGCGTCACCTTGGGCGACGGCGTGGTGGAGGATGTGGAGTCCCCGCTCGACTTGCACCTCGGACAGGTTATTTCACGGGGCGAGAAGATGGAGTTCACTATCCAGAAATCCATTGAGCTGGGCGTAAGCACAATTACCCCCCTGTTTTCCGAGCGCTGTGGGGTTAAACTGGACGGCGAACGGCTGGCGAAGAAGATCCAGCAGTGGCAGAAGATTGCCATCGCCGCCTGCGAGCAGTGCGGGCGCAACCGCATCCCGCTGATCCGCGAGGCGATGCCGCTGGACGTCTGGTGTAAGGAGGAGGATGGGAGCCTGAAACTCAACCTGCACCCGCGCGCCAGCCAGAGCATCAACACCCTGCCGCTGCCGGTGGAAAAGGTTCGCTTGCTGATTGGGCCGGAAGGGGGACTCTCCGCAGATGAGATCGCCATGACCGCCACCGTTGGCTTTACCGATATTTTGTTGGGACCGCGCGTTTTACGCACCGAAACGACGGCGCTCACTGCGATAACCGCCCTCCAGGTCCGTTTTGGCGACCTGGGCTAA
- the endA gene encoding deoxyribonuclease I, producing the protein MSRKIWFTLLVTGALLPFSGVAKEINNFSQAKAEAVKIHQGAPGDFYCGCKINWQGKKGIPDLASCGYQVRKSALRANRIEWEHVVPAWQFGHQRQCWQEGGRKNCVKDKEYRRIETDLHNLQPAVGEVNGDRGNFLYSQWRGGEGQYGRCEMKVDFKDKSAEPPARARGSIARTYFYMRDRYQLRLSSQQTQLFDVWNRQYPVTAWECERDNRIAAVQGNHNPYVQQACQQRKG; encoded by the coding sequence ATGTCTCGCAAAATCTGGTTTACCCTCCTTGTTACCGGCGCTCTGCTGCCGTTTAGCGGCGTCGCAAAAGAGATCAATAACTTCAGCCAGGCCAAGGCGGAAGCGGTCAAGATTCATCAGGGCGCGCCCGGTGACTTCTACTGCGGCTGTAAAATCAACTGGCAGGGCAAGAAAGGGATCCCGGATCTCGCCTCCTGCGGCTATCAGGTGCGCAAAAGCGCCCTGCGCGCCAACCGCATTGAGTGGGAGCACGTGGTGCCAGCCTGGCAGTTTGGCCACCAGCGCCAGTGCTGGCAGGAGGGCGGCCGCAAAAACTGCGTGAAAGATAAGGAGTACCGCCGCATTGAAACCGACCTGCACAATTTGCAGCCGGCGGTCGGCGAAGTGAATGGCGATCGCGGCAACTTCCTCTACAGCCAGTGGCGCGGCGGCGAAGGCCAGTATGGCCGCTGTGAGATGAAGGTCGATTTCAAGGACAAGAGCGCCGAGCCACCGGCACGCGCGCGTGGCTCCATCGCCCGCACCTACTTCTACATGCGTGATCGCTACCAGTTGCGCCTCTCCAGCCAGCAGACCCAGCTGTTTGACGTCTGGAACCGTCAGTATCCGGTCACCGCTTGGGAGTGCGAGCGTGACAACCGCATCGCCGCCGTGCAGGGCAACCACAACCCCTACGTGCAGCAGGCTTGCCAGCAGCGAAAAGGCTAA
- a CDS encoding SprT family zinc-dependent metalloprotease, with the protein MKPVRLPIALQQAVMLRLRQSLRQANARLGTDYPEPALLYQQRGTSAGTAWLERWEIRLNPVLLLENQQAFIDQVIPHELAHLLVHRHFGRVPPHGKQWQWMMESVLGVPAHRTHSFGIASVQSKTFPYRCGCQKHELTLRRHNRVQRKEAEYRCRQCGGLLQPDEPGRA; encoded by the coding sequence ATGAAACCCGTCCGCCTTCCCATCGCCCTGCAACAGGCCGTGATGCTCCGCCTGCGCCAGTCACTGCGGCAGGCCAATGCGCGGCTGGGCACGGATTACCCGGAACCCGCCCTGCTCTACCAGCAGCGCGGCACGTCCGCGGGCACCGCCTGGCTCGAGCGCTGGGAGATTCGCCTCAACCCGGTGCTGCTGCTGGAGAACCAGCAGGCGTTTATCGATCAGGTGATCCCGCATGAGCTGGCGCACCTGCTGGTGCACCGCCACTTTGGCCGCGTGCCGCCACATGGCAAGCAGTGGCAGTGGATGATGGAGTCGGTGCTTGGCGTACCGGCACACCGTACCCACTCGTTTGGCATCGCCTCGGTGCAGAGCAAGACCTTCCCCTACCGCTGCGGCTGCCAGAAACATGAGCTGACGCTGCGCCGCCACAATCGCGTGCAGCGCAAGGAGGCGGAGTACCGTTGCCGCCAGTGCGGCGGCCTGCTGCAACCGGATGAGCCGGGGCGCGCGTGA